One genomic segment of Pristiophorus japonicus isolate sPriJap1 chromosome 8, sPriJap1.hap1, whole genome shotgun sequence includes these proteins:
- the LOC139269188 gene encoding GATA zinc finger domain-containing protein 14-like: MSNTDNRRSNTKTQLSNVITQWSNTYTQRRNINIQSSNTNTQNCNTDIQRSNTVTQRSNTETQRSKTIRKRINNITQMSNTVNQRINTDATGLMQTPRSGSVTQRSKADTQRSNTDTQRSNADTQSINIDIQRSNTNIRRSNNYTERSNTDIQRSNSDTQRCTTDTQRRNTEIQRFDAVIQRSNIVIQRNNTEYQESKIATNSSNTVTQRSNTETQRSDIVTQRGNTDIQRSNATIQRSNTVANRRYTGTHRSNTYNQRSNTDSQRSNTERRRNNPVTQRSNIVFESSTTDILSSNTVNQRNNTVTQWINTKTQRNNTVTQRLIPTARRSSNNDTQRSNTVSRRNNNDTERSNTVTLRSNSYTLMRNSDTQRRNTEFQRGDAVTQRSNTVTQRNNIVQQWSKTVTKRSNIFTQRSNIETQRSDTDTELKNTDTQMSNTDTKRSNTDTQTSNTKPEE; encoded by the exons atgagtaataccgacaaccgGAGGAGCAATACCAAAACCCAGCTGAGTAATGTCATCACACAGTGGAGTAATACCTACACCCAGAGGAGAAATATCAACATCCAGAGCAGCAATACCAATACTCAGAATTGTAATACTgatatccagagaagtaataccgtcacccagaggagtaataccgaaacgcagAGGAGTAAAACCATCAGGAAGAGGATTAATAACATCACGCAGATGAGTAATACTGTAAACCAGAGGATTAATACAGACGCCACAGGATTAATGCAGACACCCAG gagtggatccgtcacccagaggagcaaagccgacacccagaggagtaataccgacacccagaggagtaatgcagaCACACAGAGtattaatatcgacatccagaggagcaataccaacattCGGAGGAGCAATAActacaccgagaggagtaataccgacatccagagaagtaatagcgacacccagaggtgTACTACCGACACTCAGAGgcgtaataccgaaatccagaggtTTGATGCcgtcatccagagaagtaatattgtcatccagaggaataataccgaataTCAGGAGAGCAAAATCGCCACGAATagcagtaataccgtcacccagaggagcaataccgaaacccagaggagtgatatcgtcacccagaggggtaataccgacatccagagaagtaatgccaccatccagaggagcaatactgtcgCCAACAGGAGATATACTggcacccataggagtaatacctacaaccagaggagtaataccgacagccagaggagtaacaccgagaGGCGGAGGAATAatcccgtcacccagaggagtaatattgtcttCGAGAGCAGTACTACCGACATACTGAGtagtaatactgtcaaccagaggaataatactgtcacccagtggatTAATACtaagacccagaggaataatactgtcacccagagactaataccgacagccagaaga AGCAGCAATAATGACacacagaggagcaataccgtcagcCGGAGGAACAATAacgacaccgagaggagtaataccgtcaccctgaggagtaataGCTACACCCTGATGAggaatagcgacacccagaggcgTAATACAGAATTCCAGAGGGGTGATGCCGTCACTCAgagaagtaatactgtcacccagaggaataatatcgTACAGCAGTGGAGCAAAACGGTCACGAAGAGGagtaatatcttcacccagaggagcaatatcgagacccagaggagtgataccgacacCGAGTTGaaaaataccgacacccagatgagtaataccgacaccaagaggagtaataccgatactcagacgagtaataccaaaccagaggaataa